One Belonocnema kinseyi isolate 2016_QV_RU_SX_M_011 chromosome 6, B_treatae_v1, whole genome shotgun sequence genomic region harbors:
- the LOC117174466 gene encoding 15-hydroxyprostaglandin dehydrogenase [NAD(+)]-like — MQIKDKKAIVTGAASGLGLAFSKELLRNGAATIILVDIQETEGKAIAEKLNSEFGKKRAIFLHCDVTKNSEFDATFKEAVNILGGLDILINNAGVVNEQNFAKAVEVNVTAVIRGSLLATQQMGKDTGGKGGVIVNVSSIAGLQAIPNCPIYSTTKHAIIGFSRSFSQPYHYQRTGVRILVLCPELTDISVSENSSTNENFQCPDLIEIEKNIHPQRVENVAHGLVYAIRCAQNGSIWVSEEGKPVYEVQLPDTLPAKTKIEDN, encoded by the exons atgcaaataaaagacaaaaaagCAATTGTTACTGGAGCAGCCAGTGGTTTAGGTTTGGCTTTTAGCAAAGAACTTTTACGAAATGGAGCTGCT ACTATAATTTTGGTAGATATACAAGAAACTGAAGGAAAGGCAATTGCAGAAAaactaaattcagaatttggaaagaagCGAGCAATATTTCTTCATTGTGACGTCacgaaaaattcagaatttgatg CAACTTTCAAGGAAGCAGTCAATATTCTGGGAGGACTGGATATTTTGATAAACAACGCTGGTGTTGTCAATGAACAAAACTTTGCTAAGGCCGTTGAAGTTAATGTT acAGCAGTCATACGAGGAAGTTTATTAGCAACCCAACAAATGGGGAAAGACACTGGTGGGAAAGGTGGAGTGATTGTAAATGTCTCATCAATTGCAGGACTTCAAGCGATTCCTAATTGTCCGATTTATTCAACAACGAAACATGCTATCATTGGTTTCAGTCGATCTTTTTCT CAACCTTATCATTATCAACGGACAGGCGTACGAATATTAGTTCTTTGTCCTGAACTGACAGACATTTCTGTGTCTGAAAATTCATCAaccaatgaaaattttcaatgtccggatcttattgaaattgaaaaaaatattcatcccCAAAG agttgAAAACGTAGCCCATGGACTAGTTTACGCCATTAGATGTGCTCAAAATGGAAGTATTTGGGTTAGTGAAGAAGGAAAACCAGTATATGAAGTTCAATTACCAGATACTTTACCTGCAAAAActaaaattgaagataattaa